The following proteins are encoded in a genomic region of Candidatus Thermoplasmatota archaeon:
- the radB gene encoding DNA repair and recombination protein RadB produces the protein MSLTIFEMKLLQTRCKPIDDLLGGGIESSTITEVYGEAGSGKTNLCLQVSREYATCVGKVAYIDTEGISLERLRQISEGYDYKKILSNILFFTPHSFEEQEKMIDDALKIKDVGLIVVDTINMLYRLMLEDDEDGAVRSLNRQMTTLQLAARKKDLYVVLSAQVYTAENDDVKPFAGRGIEHIAKTILKFERVGMGKRQVTIIKHRSQPEGKKTVFSITSRGLE, from the coding sequence GTCACTGACTATCTTTGAAATGAAACTTTTACAAACAAGATGCAAACCTATAGATGATTTGCTTGGCGGGGGAATTGAAAGTAGCACAATAACCGAGGTTTACGGTGAGGCTGGTAGTGGAAAAACAAATCTTTGCCTTCAGGTTTCTAGGGAATATGCTACATGTGTTGGAAAAGTAGCATATATTGACACAGAGGGCATTTCGCTTGAGAGGTTACGTCAAATAAGCGAAGGCTATGATTACAAAAAAATATTGTCAAACATCCTGTTTTTTACTCCTCATTCTTTTGAGGAACAAGAAAAAATGATAGATGATGCTTTGAAGATAAAGGATGTTGGTTTGATAGTTGTTGATACAATCAATATGTTATATCGTCTAATGCTTGAGGATGACGAGGATGGTGCGGTTCGTTCTCTTAATAGACAGATGACAACATTGCAGCTTGCTGCACGTAAAAAAGATTTGTATGTTGTTCTTTCCGCTCAGGTTTATACTGCTGAGAACGATGATGTGAAACCTTTTGCTGGGCGTGGAATAGAACACATAGCTAAAACCATTCTCAAGTTTGAGAGAGTTGGTATGGGTAAGAGGCAGGTGACAATCATTAAACATAGGTCTCAGCCAGAGGGAAAGAAAACTGTTTTTAGTATAACTAGTAGAGGCTTGGAATGA